Part of the Poecilia reticulata strain Guanapo linkage group LG2, Guppy_female_1.0+MT, whole genome shotgun sequence genome is shown below.
CATTTTACTTTCCAAAGCAATCTCCTGTTTGTTCGGGTTGAAAACGGGGATCTGGTGACACTGGAGTTAGTTTATCAACGAGTCATATACAAGTCTTGTTAAAATCACGTTAGTGAAGATGAAGCAGCAAACCAAGCTGCAGAACAAGTGTCACAGGTAACCTTGTGTCTTTAACAAAGCTGTGTTTCGTACTCAGCAAGGAGGAACCAAATCTGTAGGTTTTAAAGTTTGGGATTAGGACAGCTTGATTGTGAATTGAAACTGTACSGATGCTGCACCCTGGTGGATAAACGTTACACTAATTACCTCCGATAAGCGCAAAACCGCTTGTGGTGGTTGGAATTGTRTGCAAATCCCCCATTTGTTATATTTACTATTACGCGCATTCTTCCTTTTCTTCGTAGTAGAAGTATTAGATATTTATTATTAGTGTTGATGGTGTGCACTTGCATATGAACTTGCTGACGCAGCAAAATCAAGGGGAAAACAATGTTTCAGTTAAAACCGTAACATAAttggtattattatttacattataCTGGTATAAGTGAAATGACACTATAATGTGTCTGGGTTATGTCCAATAAATTGTTtatcatctgtttttgttttaaacatatttgatgaattttcttgaaacatttcaaacaaaacaaatatgatttaattatGGGATAATTTCACGTCATCAACggaatttcatctttttttgaataagaaatacaagaaataataataatagtaataataatatagaaCCAGCACCACCTTTTTACACTTGGTTTCGTGCGCAAATAATGATCAAGACattcccgttttttttttcttgaacaatGGGCACATTGTTATAGTAAACTCTAGGGGAATAATCCGCTATCAAATGCATTAGCCAAATTTGCAAGTTCCAAGTTCACAGGCTACTCTGGGATTCAATCTAGAATTTACTTCCCAAAATGAGTAGATTCAACATCGTAGGAATTCTCCCAACAATCGAGTCAGATGTTTTAGTCAAGATGCGGGAGCGGCCGAGCGAGGGCGCTGCTGTTCCTGTGGATTGTTTTACAAGAAGGAATAAATCCTGAAAGAAAGTGACGGAAAGTTTCTCAAACGTTGAGAATGTGAGAAATCCGCCTGAGGAGAGTCAAGGGACTAAGGATCCGCACGGTGCTCCAGAATGGCTCATCCGGTAAGTCGAGTGACTGAggatttataaatattataatcAGTGTTTTGGAGTTCTCTTATTTCTACtggttttattctttcttcTAGCAAAGCAACGAAGAAGGGACAGCATTAATACCTACGCGCAAACCTGAGTGGAGCTGTTCAATGATCTCTGCTTCTTTTAATTTCATCAACTCCATTATAGGATCTGGAGTAATAGGTGAATATACGGCCTAATGGCATGGTCATGTTCATAACTAGACGTCCCATCTAAAWTTGTGATTTTTGAGGTGGCAAAACTGCTCTTGCATATTTTTCCTCAATAATAGATGCTTTAATCCAAGCCCTGCAGCAATATCATATGACTAGCGCCTGTTGCCCCCCCGCCCCCTCTCtctgtttcatttattcattcattagatcctggaaaaacaactttgtgaATACAGGTTTGAACTCTAATCTGACAACTTTTCCCAACAATTTTGGATTGCAGCAGGTTTTtggctaataaaataaaagccccCAGGAATACTTTAACGTTATTTCTTGAACCCAAATAACatgtgactatttttttttttttttttttttgccttctagCGCCAGATGATCCTCTCGTTTagccaacaaaaagaaaatggttaCACTCCTTAagtgcaaaagttttcataatcTTTAATATACaagccacaaactttaataatacattttatctgGAATTCATGTGAAAGTTCAACACAATATAGATTGTACATGAGATGCAGAAGGAAAATGATcaacaatttaattttacaactaaatatctgaaaatgtgGGGTGCGTATGTATGTAACATTTATGGATTTTATACTTTGGAGAACAGCCTGCTGCTGCCATAGCAACAGTCCTTTGGGATCTCTAGCAGCTTAGGGtattttgcctgtttttctttgcaWCATAGTTCTAGCTCAATTAGATTGAATGGAGTGTGTACAGGAGCACTTATTGTGAATTATTGACACAGATTTGCaaattagatttaggtctggatttTGAATAGRTTACGCTAACAAAGGCCTGTATTTGGGTTYATTGATCTTTCCATCAGTGTTTCACCAATGGGATGATGTGTTCAGGCTACTTTTATCTTACAGGACAATTGCATGTTCGCCAAAGGGTTCACCTTTGGTCAGATCTGGCAACAACACATTCTTTCTTAATCTTTCAAGCTGACATGAGCTGAATGGCTTCATTTKCTTCTTCTTAGTGGGGTTAGTGGGGGAATTCTTCAAAAttccaatttattttctttgtataaagctttgtttattattttattacatcaaattattattacaacaaattacaatattattattacaataaattcaaactcaaactgaaaattaaaaaaaagcacagaaaataaactcattCAGATACATCATGCCGCCTCAACCGCCTGTGACAATCTTCAGCCTTACTGAGGTTATACTAAAACACAGGKGCACTCTGTTTTCTAATCAGGTTACTTCAGGCATTTGTTTgaactaacttttttttattcgaAGGTGAACAGAACCCAGaacaaatgcttaaaaacattttcagattKTCTTTTTAGTTGACAAATTTCAAGTtgcagctacaaaaaaaaacaaaaaaaaaaaaacaatccaaggTGTAATAGTGATTTTGTTGTATAATCAGCAATTAACAAACCTACTTTTGTTCATGAAGCTTCAACTGATGATTTGAATATATTTCatagatttaaacattttttttccagcttcgAAATAGTTtgatatttcattttgaactGTAACTGTGCCTTCCCAAAACTAGGTTTACCATACGCATTGAACCAGGCTGGRCTTCCTTTCGGCCTGCTCCTTTTGATGTTTGTTGGATTCATAACAGGTGAGAGCTAACACTGAAAATAGATTGTGTCATAAAAAGGTGGAAAACGTTTACAAAATggacatttaattatttgtttttccttgttttgttttgtgacagACTACTCAATTATTCTACTAATTAAAGGAGGAAATCTCTCAGGATCAGACAGTTATCAGTCGCTGGTACAAAACACATTCGGTTTTCctggatttttgattttatctgCTCTACAGTTTCTGTATCCTTTCAtaggtatgtttttaaaacaccagaaGGAGAaatggttatttatttatgctgcacTGTGTCCTGTTTATCTTTCTTTGTATCTTCTATTGTGGTTATTGCATAGTAGAAACTTTACAACAGACAATCTTAACAATAAAGCACTGATTTATCTTCTGTCTTCTTCAGCCATGATCAGCTATAACATCACAATTGGTGACACACTGACCAAAGTATTTCAGAGAATCCCAGGAGGTTGGTAACTACCTTTTGACATAGATGGATAAAATAGGTTTAtggactttattttattcaYGAAGAGCAAAAAAATWATCTAACTCACATACAGGAATWTAATTAATCTTTTACCCAATGTTTGCAGTTGGTCCAGACCACATCCTTGCAGAGCGCCACTTTGTGATCTTGTTGTCTACCTTTCTGTTCACCCTGCCGCTCTCACTTTATCGAAACATCGAGAGACTTGGGAAGGTACGGTTACACCTAAATATCAATGTCCTGTACACAGCTAAGATTATCTTGCTGATGAAATCTTGTGTTTTACCAGGTGTCCTTCCTGTCAATGGTGCTAACACTCACCATCCTCATCATCGTCATGATCCGAGCAGCCACTCTTGGACCGCAGATGTAGGAATAAGTCTATCATGAAAAACTgactaaaatttttttttttgtgaacaatCACTTCTGGAAAGAATTGTCTGTATCTTTGTTTCACTTGACATTAACGTTAGAGTCCATTTCTAGTGTTCCTACAGAGAATGCGTGGGCATTTGCAAAGTGGAATGCCATTCAGGCTGTTGGTGTGATGTCTTTTGGTGAGTTCAATGATGCAGATACTGATGACAGGGAATTGATGTTAATGTTGAAGTCATTCCAGACAGTATACTCTTATCCAATGAAACAGTCAAACAGATtagtaaaatctgattttatttaaacacatctCTCATAAACAATGCCTGCTTTTAGTTACTCCATTGTTCACTTCAAATTCTACATCAGGCCACAATAGCAAActcttttcatttcagtttgctTTCTCTCCTATTGTKGTCTAATCACTATAAATAGACATTCCGACATTTCAGTAATATAGGAACatatacacagaaaaaaaaaattactacaTGTACTTCTTGCTAAATGTCATAGACTTAGTTTAAAATTAGGCAAGCACCTCAGTTTATTGACGTAAATCTTtaaagaattacattttcattaacatGCCTGTTTATGTTTCTTTAGCCTTTATATGCCACCACAACAGCTTTCTGATCTACAACTCTCTAGAGCATCCCACTTTATCCAACTGGTCTTGGGTCACCCACACCTCTGTGGGCTCTGCACTGATAATCTGCGCTGCATTCGCTGTCGCAGGCTACACAACATTCACTGGCTACACACAAGGTATGAGTCTAGCAACTKTATAGCAATACAGCCCGTTACTGTGTTAAATTTATATATCTTTTCATCTTCAacgatgatttatttattttttcatttgggTTACATTCAGGAGACATTTTTGAGAACTACTGCAGAAATGACAACCTGGCAACATTCGGCCGGTTCTGCTTCGGCCTCAGCATAATTACCACATTTCCACTCGAGTGTTTTGTTACCCGAGAGGTAAGTCATATTTGGAAAGGCCGACCTAAAAATGTAGCTGCTGAAGTTTACACAAAAAGGGGCTAACACAGTGTTCTGAAGACCAGGTTCCGCCAAGCTGCTCAGCCAGAATCGATTGATTAGTGTTCAATGTAATCATTTCCTCAATGTTTTCAAAAGATTAGGTTATCTTCCTATTGTCTGTTTCCTCAGGTGCTTTCCAACGTCATATGCAGTCGTCCTCTTTCCAAAACTGAACACGTATTGATAACTCTACTCATAGTTGCTGTCTGCACAGCATTATCCCTGGCTTATGACTGCCTGGGAGTTGTTTTAGAACTAAATGTAAGTTGTACCTGTTCAGACAGGCTCTACCTGCTTACCTAACATCATTTAGCTATATGCAAATTGTCAGAATgaacttattgttttttctcctgCCATCCAGGGAGCTCTGAGTGCCATACCTCTGATCTTTATCATCCCATCTGCCTGCTACCTCAAGCTCTGCCCAGGCCACTGGTTCCATGGTGAAAAGCTGGTTTCCGTCACGCTGATAATAATTGGCTTGTTTGTCATGATCACTGGCCTGATACTGACTGGTGTCTTCCCTCAAGATTGCTCACATGGTGTTGAGATGTTCTACTGTGCTGACGCCAACATCTCTGGCACTGTGGCCCCTGAATGACAGAAACCTGCCCCACATATGTTTTTTCCCTAGAGATACACTGACGCACATATAAACAAAGGGCAACAATATCTTTATGTGGATCAAGTATCCTTATTCCTACCTCCAGAGAGTATGCCAAGATGAGCTGTTTGGATACTGAATCCGttatttttcttataatttAGCTTATAGCTGTAGTAGTGTCTCATGTATAACGAGATAGCtgtgttttaattaactgtCTATAATTCTGAGGTGCTGAATAAAGAGGATTCTAACTTTCtatctttgttttttgactTT
Proteins encoded:
- the slc38a11 gene encoding putative sodium-coupled neutral amino acid transporter 11 — its product is MAHPQSNEEGTALIPTRKPEWSCSMISASFNFINSIIGSGVIGLPYALNQAGLPFGLLLLMFVGFITDYSIILLIKGGNLSGSDSYQSLVQNTFGFPGFLILSALQFLYPFIAMISYNITIGDTLTKVFQRIPGVGPDHILAERHFVILLSTFLFTLPLSLYRNIERLGKVSFLSMVLTLTILIIVMIRAATLGPQIVPTENAWAFAKWNAIQAVGVMSFAFICHHNSFLIYNSLEHPTLSNWSWVTHTSVGSALIICAAFAVAGYTTFTGYTQGDIFENYCRNDNLATFGRFCFGLSIITTFPLECFVTREVLSNVICSRPLSKTEHVLITLLIVAVCTALSLAYDCLGVVLELNGALSAIPLIFIIPSACYLKLCPGHWFHGEKLVSVTLIIIGLFVMITGLILTGVFPQDCSHGVEMFYCADANISGTVAPE